In the Anastrepha obliqua isolate idAnaObli1 chromosome 1, idAnaObli1_1.0, whole genome shotgun sequence genome, one interval contains:
- the LOC129253343 gene encoding uncharacterized protein LOC129253343: YNGRKVVGGFAGHFLATFSRKHNFSLYEPLPISSYTQFAPAQDLIAAVRNNTVEISAAHTFPTGSFEGFSYPFEQVSWCVCTPVEADIPNYKFFWIVFERFAFVLVLGALVVISLVLSCALWQHGNKPSLLHFFLHGACFRGVLGQSAREICGAPFVIRFIYLQIYIFGILLTTSYNSHFASYWTSAPKEQALQTFDDILHSNWKIYVFSQELEAIKARKEWRKYIPMFQTETNYQTFLDALGPVSNNKNDKTTGGGQVAYEKLR; the protein is encoded by the exons tataatGGTCGCAAAGTAGTGGGCGGCTTTGCGGGCCATTTTCTCGCGACCTTCTCACGCAAGCACAACTTTTCGCTCTACGAGCCACTGCCTATCTCCTCGTATACACAATTCGCTCCAGCACAGGATTTGATTGCCGCCGTGCGTAATAATACCGTAGAGATATCTGCAGCTCACACCTTCCCAACGGGTTCCTTCGAGGGGTTTTCTTACCCTTTCGAGCAGGTTAGTTGGTGCGTTTGTACACCGGTAGAGGCAGATATCCCGAACTATAAATTCTTTTGGATCGTCTTCGAGAGATTCGCCTTCGTACTGGTACTGGGTGCACTCGTCGTTATTTCCTTAGTGCTAAGTTGTGCGCTCTGGCAGCATGGCAATAAACCGAGTCTTTTGCATTTCTTTCTACATGGCGCTTGCTTTCGTGGTGTACTGGGTCAGTCTGCTCGGGAGATATGTGGCGCTCCCTTCGTTATACGATTCATTTatctacaaatttatatttttggtatTCTGCTAACCACTTCGTATAATTCACATTTTGCGTCTTATTGGACGAGTGCACCGAAGGAGCAGGCATTGCAAACTTTCGACGATATTCTCCATTCAAACtggaaaatttatgttttttcacaGGAGTTAGAAGCAATCAAAGCTCGTAAGGAGTGGAGAAAATATATTCCCATGTTTCAAACAGAAACAAATTATCAAACATTCTTGGATGCTC tcggACCAGTTTctaacaacaaaaatgataaaacaacTGGTGGAGGACAAGTAGCCTACGAGAAGTTGcgttaa